The sequence below is a genomic window from Acetobacter vaccinii.
TGCGACCGAGAACAGAATATCTCCCAGCTCATCCTGCATGCGGGCCTTGTCCCCCGCAGCCAGTTCCACGGCAAATTCGTCCACTTCCTCACGCACCTTGTCCAGCACGCCTGACACATCGGGCCAGTCAAACCCTACGCGCGCAGCACGGCGGGCCAGTTTGGAGGCACGCAACAGGGCGGGCAACGCCGGGGGCACCCCCGCCAATGCCCCAGGCACGCTGGCCTGCGCTCCGGCCAGAGCCGCAACCTGCCTGCGTTCCTGCTCCTTCAGCCGTTCCCACTGGCCTTCCACCGCCTGCCCGTCCGCCAGAGCTTGTGCGCCCTGCCCACTATCCTGTCCCTCCAGCACGTCGGGGCCAAACACAACATGGGGGTGCCTGCGGATCATTTTTTCCGTCACCATCCGGGCGATGGTATCAAAGCCGAACAGACCCTGCTCCTCCGCTAGCTGGGCCTGATAGACCACCTGCAACAGCAGGTCTCCCAGTTCATCAGCAAAGGCGCGCCAGTCCTGCCGCTGGATGGCATCCAGCACCTCATAGGCTTCTTCTATGGCGTAGGGGGCTATAGTCTCAAAGGTCTGTTCCTGATCCCACGGACAGCCCCCCTGCGGGTCACGTAGGCGGGCCATAAGAGCCAGCAGCCTGCGTAACTGCTGCTGCGCCGCCTCCCGCGTATTATCGGGCGCTGCTGTTGCCACCCCTGCTGCCAAGCCTGTCATACCCTTACCCTTCCACCATGCTGCATAACGCAGCCCGTCAGGCAGCCTCCATGGCCCCGCAAAGCCATGGCCTGCCACTCATGTTTGGGCCGACTGTACGCCTGTCAGCCCGTTTTTTGAACGCTCCCATTGCAAAAAGCCCTGAGGGGCCTGCCCTGTCGCACCCGTCTGGCCGGGCTTTTGCCCCTGCCATGCGCAGCTTCCTGCACGGGCACTCCATATCGCGGTTGCCAAGCTGGCTTTTACGCCTCAAAAATCCCTGCGGCCTCCGACTGATGCGCGGTGAAACACCGTTTTTCGACTCGTTGCCAGCAGGTGGCCCCTCACGCAGGAAGGTAAGCATGACACGCACACCCGTTGTTTTCATTGATGGCGAAGCAGGTACCACGGGGCTTGGCATCCGCGATCGCCTGGCGTCCCTGCCTGTGGCGCTACATTCCATAGACCCTGCCCACCGCAAGGACCCCAGCGCCCGCAAGGAGGCCATGGCCGCCGCCGATCTGGTTGTGCTCTGCCTGCCCGACGATGCCTCGCGCGAAGCCGAGGCCATGGCCGCAACCATGGGCGGCAATGCCCCGCGCCTGCTGGACGCCAGCACGGCCTTCCGCACCGCGCCCAACTGGGTTTACGGCTTTCCCGAACTGGAGGCCGGTCAGGCCGGAGCCATTGCCTCGGCCCCGCGTGTCTCCAATCCCGGCTGTTACCCGACTGGTGCGATCGGTCTGCTGCGCCCGTTGATTGATGCCGGTGTGCTGCCCGCGCACTACCCTGTCTGCATCAACGCTGTCAGCGGCTACAGTGGTGGTGGCCGCAACCTGATAGAAGCCCATGTGCGCGATGGTGGCCCTGCCTTTGAGCTGTATGGTCTGGGGCTTGAGCACAAGCATGTGCCAGAAATTCACAAACACGCCGGGCTGACACGCAGGCCGGTTTTTGTGCCTTCGGTCGGGCATTTTGCACAGGGGATGATTGTCTCCATCCCGCTGCATCTGGACGATCTTGACGGCCATGTCACAACTAACGACCTCCATACCGTGCTGGACAGGCACTACGCTGGACAGGACGCCGTGCGTGTGCTGGCCCCCGAAGCCACTCTGTCCGCCGAAGCACTAGCCGGAAGCGACAGAATGGAACTGCGCGTTCATGGCTCCCCCCGCCACCGGCAGGTGCTGCTGAGTGCCCGTCTGGACAATCTGGGCAAAGGGGCGTCGGGCGCGGCTATCCAGAACATCCGCCTGATGCTGGGGCTGGGCTAAACAGCCCGGCACCGCTGACCGTCATCTTGCAGAGGATTTGAAACCATGAGCAACCGTGTCGCCCTTATCACCGGTGGCAGCCGTGGCATTGGTGCCGCCATTGCCGAGGCTCTGGCCGCGGCAGGCCACGATATCGCCATTTCCTATTCCAGCAACCCTGCCCCGGCGGAAGCCGTGGTCGCCCGCATCAAGGCTCTGGGCCGCAAGGCACTGGCCATCAAGACCAATGGCGCATCGGTGGAAGGCAACCGGGAGGTTGTGGCCGAAACCGTCATGTCCTTCGGTCGGATTGATACGCTTGTCTGTAACGCGGGCACCTTCTTTTCCGGTCCGATTGACACCATGAGTGTCAGCCAGATCGAGCATATTCTGAACCTGAACGTCCGCGCCGCCATGATCGAAACCATGGAAGCCGCCAAACACCTGAAGGCAGGCGGGCGCATTATCTACATCGGTTCGGCCTTTGGCGCGCGGGCACCCTTCCCCGGTATTTCGCTCTATGCTGCCACCAAAGCAGCACTGCGTGGCTTTGCCAAAGGTGTCGCACGTGACCTGGGCCCACGCGACATTACAGCCAACGTGGTTGAACCCGGCCCCATCAACACCGAACTGAACCCCGATGAAGGCGAAACCGCCGACATTATCCGCAGCTTTGTGGCCAACGGCACCTACGGCACCGTGCAGGACATTGCCGCCATGGTCACCTTCCTGGCCAGCCCGCAGGCCAGCTACATCAACGGTGCCGCCCTGCCGGTGGACGGTGGTCTGGAAGCCTGACCCCTCCGCACCACTCGGCATAAGATGTGGTGGATAGTCCCGCTTAGGGAATATCCACCACAATCCGCCCTTTTGTTCTGCCGTCCAGCAGGTCGGCCGCAGTCTCTGCCGCCGCCGACAGCGGCACCGTGCGCGAGACAGCCTGTAGTTTTTCAGTATCAATCAACTCTGCCAGCCTGGCCCATGCGACAACCCGCTGGGCACGTGGACACATGACACTGTCGATCCCAACCAATGTCACCCCCCGCAGGATAAACGGCGCAACCGTGGTGGGAAAATCCATGCCACCCGCAAGCCCGCAGGCCGTCACAACCCCCTGAGGCTTCATGGAGGCACAGACGGCTGCCAGAACCGCCCCACCGGCAACATCCACCGCGCCAGCCCAGCGGGCTTTTTCCAGCGGCCTGGGGGGGGCCTCAAAATGCGCACGCGACAATACTTCGTGTGCGCCAAGGGCGGTCAGATAGGCCTGCTCCTCCAACCGGCCTGTCACGGCCACAACCTCATACCCAAGCCGGGCCAGCAGCATGACAGCAATACTGCCCACGCCACCCGTAGCCCCGGTCACCAGCACCGGACCGCTGGACGGGCGCAGGCCTTCACGCTCCAGAGCCTGCACACACAACATGGCTGTAAAACCCGCAGTCCCCAGCGCCATGGCATGATACGCGCTCAATCCTTCAGGCAACGGCACCAGCCAGTCGGCAGGCACACGGGCACGCTGGGCCAGACCGCCCCAATGCAGTTCCCCCGCGCCGCAGCCGTTCAAAATCACCTCCTGCCCGGGCTGAAAAAGCGGGCTATCCGATGCCTCCACAACGCCCACGCAATCCACCCCCGGCACCATGGGCCAGGCCCGCACAACCGGCCCCCGCCCTGTCAGGGCCAGGGCATCCTTGTAATTCAGGGTGGACCAGCGGACACGCAGTGTGACCTCCCCAGGGGGCAGGGCCTCGTCAGCCAGTTGCCGCAGGGAGACCTGCTGCCCTCCGGTTGCGGTTTTTTCCACATACATCGCGTCAAACATGGTCTGTCTCCACAAGAGGCTATCATCTGGGGCAAAGGCTGGGGCCACAACGGGCCACCCCACTGTCAGTAACGGGCGACAGGCAGCCTGTTTCCCCACCCGCAACAGGGGCGGAGGCTTCTGGCCTCAATGAATAATTCTTCAACGGCTGACAAATAAATTCAAAGAGAACGCAGCAAAAGCACAGTGCCGCACAACAAAGCCAGGTGGCAGACACCACTGCTTGACAAGTGTACGCTCCCTCCCCGAACATCAAAATCGGGAGAGTAGAACTGTCCCCTTGCCCCATTTCCTGTTCCACCCGGATGGCTGCTCATCCTGCAGGCCTGGCGTGCAAGCTTGACGCAGACAGGACCGACAGGGGCCTGAACAGGAACAACAGGAAGACCATGACCAATATCGCCTTTGTCGGGACAGGGTACGTCGCTGATTATTATATGACCACCCTGCAGAACTATCCCGAGCTGACCCTCAAAGGTGTTTGGGACCGTGACCCCAAAAGGTTGCGCCAGTTCTGTGCCTTCTACGCGGTCGAACCCTACAACGGGCTGGAAGACCTGCTGCACGACAGTACGATTGATATTGTCGTTAACCTGACAACGCCCGAAAGCCATTTTACCGTCAACCGTGCGGCGCTGAACGCTGGCAAACATGTTTACTGTGAGAAGCCCCTGGCCCTGTCGGTGGAAGAGGCCGAAACTCTGGCTTTTCTGGCTGAACGCAAAAGCCTCCTGCTCTGTAGCGCCCCTGCCAATGGTCTGAGCGATGCCTTTGCCCTGACACGCGCACTGATGGAAAAAGGGGAAATCGGCCGCCCCAATCTGGTCTATGCGGAAATGGACGACGGACCAGTCTTTAGGGGCAACTGGCAGCAATGGCGCAGCCGCTCGGGCGCACCATGGCCGGGCCTGCATGAATTTGAAGTCGGCTGCACGCTTGAGCACGCGGGATATTCACTCAGCTGGCTGTATGGGTTGTTTGGGCCAATTGTGCATGTTGCCGCATCCTCCGCCCTGACCTTCCGCGACAAGGGCGTTGGTAGCCACCCGCTGGGGCCGGATTTTTCTGTCGGCTGCCTGACCTTCCGCTCCGGTGTGATTGCTCGGCTGACAAGCGGGCTGGCCGCCCCGCGTGACCGCTCCATGACCATCCTGGGGGACAGAGGAGCCATAACAATACGCGACCTGTGGGACAACCGCTCGGCCATCACCCTGCTACGCAACTACCGGCGTACCTTGCTGGATATTCTGACTGATGGGTTAGAGAACAAACTAGGCCGCAAACTGCCGGTACGTTTTGAGCGTGGTCGCTCTGTCCGTTACCCCAAGCAGGAGCAGATTGCCCAGGTGCCGCCCTATCCATCCAAAATCGACTTTGCACGAGGTATTCAGGCACAGGCCGAGGGTATTCGGTCCGGACAGGCTCCTGTCTTCTCCGGTCGTGTTTCCCTGCATCTGACAGAAGTCATTCTGGCCCTGAGCAACGGGCTACACGACCATACCGTTAAAAATTTACCCTGAGAGAGCTGCTCAAAAACAGCGTCTGAAATCTTTTTTCTATTTTTAACAAACGATTATTTTGAAAGCATCTTTAAGAATCTTTACCCCCGGCCACAACCGGGGGCTGAGCCCGCACCTGCTCCAGAATACGCAGGGTTTCTATACTGTCCGCCAATGACATAGCAGGGCACGCCCCCTTGCCTTCGGCCACAGCCTGACTAGCCGCCGCAATTTCAAATTGCAGACCATAACCGTCAAACCCACAGTCATACCGACGGACACCTGGCAGCCAGAGTCTTTTAGCCACTTTGGAAAAGAACCTTAAAGGGCCAGACCCCAATGGCAGCAAAGATACGCCCCACGCAGGCAACGACCCAAGCACCAGCAACTGGCGGCTGGAAATACAATGAGGCTGTACAACCAGCGTCCCCTTGCTGCCTTCGATCATAAACAGGTTCGTACCATCCCGATCAAAGCCGCAGGTCAGATGGGCTTCCACCGCACCAAAGCCGAGCACCATCTCCGCGGCCTTGTCCACGCCGCTTGGTGCTGCCCACCAACGCCCCCGCACCCGATCAGGGTAACCCAGAAACGACAGAGACAGCGAAACCAGATAGACCCCCAGATCAAGCAGGGAGCCACCCCCCTGCGCCGGATCATAAAAACGGCTTTCAGGATCATACGGGTGCACAAATGCCAGATCAGCCCGAATACGCTTTATGCTGCCGATTGATCCTGACTGTATTGTGCTTTTTACCAAATCCATGACTGGCAGAAAACGTGACCACAGGCCTTCCATACAGAATGTGCCCTGCTGCACAGCCAGAGCGGACAGACGTTTGGCATCATCCACCGTATTCACAAGCGGCTTTTCAACCAGAACACCTTTACCACCAGCAAGGGCTGCCTCTGCCATGGCGTAATGCGTTGCATTGGGTGACGCGACGTAAATGGCCTGCACGGCAGGGTCCTGCACCAGCGCAGCAACATCCCGACACACATGGCCACCATGCCAGGCAACAAAAGCCGCAGCCCTGTCGGGCGAGCGAGATGCAACCGCCGCCAGAAATGCACCGGGCACATGGGCCATGTCCTGCGCAAAATGCTCGGCAATTGTGCCCGTGCCAATAATACCCCAGCCAACCTGCGGCACCCCCGGCCTGACACCTTTATGATCCTGCGCGCCCACACTCATGCCCTGAGCCCCGTCTGCTTTGCCACCATACGCCCTACTCCCTTGCCTCAAACCGCTGCATCACTTCCCAGAGAGCCATCGCAGTGGTGGAAACAGCCATACCCATCTAGCAGACAAAACAAAAAATACATTAGCCGCAACAGCGTGAAAGATTTATACTATGGCCTGAAATTCTTAATTCCATACCTGACCGGACACCATCTTGCTCCTGTTTATGATGGGCCTTCTGGGCCTTTTCTTGCTGATAGCCGTCAGCATTCTGATTTCCCTGTCGGAAATTTCCTTTGCTGCCGCCAGGGAGGCACGCCTGCGCACCCAGGCCGAAGGGGGCAACCGCAAGGCTCAGGCGTTTCTGGCCCTCCGCCGCAACAGCGGACAGGTTATGACGGCAATCCAGATCTGTCTGAATGGTGTGGGTATTCTTGGCGGTATCGTCAGTTCCGAGATGTTGACCCCCCCGGTCTCGCAATGGCTGCTGGACTGGCGCTTTACCCCCTGGTGGGCACAAAATCTGGCCTCCACTTTCAGCTTTATTTTTGTCACCAGCGCCTTTGTGCTGTTTGCCGACCTGCTGCCCAAGCGGGTAGCCATGAACAGCCCCGACAAGGTTGCCCTGTCTGTGGGCTGGTTCCCTCGGGTTGCGCTGAAAATCCTGTATCCCTTTGTTCTGATTTTCTCCCATATTTCCGACGCTTTGCTGCGCGCTCTCAAAATCCCTGCGGCATCAGCGGTTGAGCCTGTCACGCCGGAAGACCTGCACGCCATTCTGGCCGCAGGCACGGCCTCGGGTGCCCTGTTGCAGCAGGAGCACCAGATGATCGAGAACGTTCTGGCCTTGCAGGACCGTTCTGTAACATCCGCCATGACCCCGCGGGATGAAATTGTCTTCCTCGATATTCAGGACACCACAGACCATAATTACGACAAGGTCCGTGCCGCCCCGTACTCGCGCTATCCGCTGTGCAACGGTGGGCTTGATAAGGTCATTGGCTCCATCCGTGCGGAGGACGTTCTGGCCTCGGTTGTTGAGCCCTCCCTTGCCAACAACACAGTCCGCAGCCACAGCAACCCCATAGCCCGCATGCGCCGCGAAGTGCTGTCGGTGCCAGAAACCCTGAACCTGTGGGACACACTGGCCCAGTTTGACAGCCATGGCACCGGCTTTGCCCTGATTGTGAACGAATACGGGCTTATGGTCGGGCTGATCACCTTTAAAGATATTATGGGTGTGCTTATGGACGGACTGGCCAGCCCGTTTGAGGACCAGGCCATTG
It includes:
- the argC gene encoding N-acetyl-gamma-glutamyl-phosphate reductase, which encodes MTRTPVVFIDGEAGTTGLGIRDRLASLPVALHSIDPAHRKDPSARKEAMAAADLVVLCLPDDASREAEAMAATMGGNAPRLLDASTAFRTAPNWVYGFPELEAGQAGAIASAPRVSNPGCYPTGAIGLLRPLIDAGVLPAHYPVCINAVSGYSGGGRNLIEAHVRDGGPAFELYGLGLEHKHVPEIHKHAGLTRRPVFVPSVGHFAQGMIVSIPLHLDDLDGHVTTNDLHTVLDRHYAGQDAVRVLAPEATLSAEALAGSDRMELRVHGSPRHRQVLLSARLDNLGKGASGAAIQNIRLMLGLG
- a CDS encoding hemolysin family protein gives rise to the protein MLLFMMGLLGLFLLIAVSILISLSEISFAAAREARLRTQAEGGNRKAQAFLALRRNSGQVMTAIQICLNGVGILGGIVSSEMLTPPVSQWLLDWRFTPWWAQNLASTFSFIFVTSAFVLFADLLPKRVAMNSPDKVALSVGWFPRVALKILYPFVLIFSHISDALLRALKIPAASAVEPVTPEDLHAILAAGTASGALLQQEHQMIENVLALQDRSVTSAMTPRDEIVFLDIQDTTDHNYDKVRAAPYSRYPLCNGGLDKVIGSIRAEDVLASVVEPSLANNTVRSHSNPIARMRREVLSVPETLNLWDTLAQFDSHGTGFALIVNEYGLMVGLITFKDIMGVLMDGLASPFEDQAIVRRDENSWLVDGAAPIGDVIRELQIIDLPTHELFDTISGFITHRLRRMARKTDRVDAAGFRFEVVDVDGFRINQLLVTRMDNKL
- a CDS encoding SDR family NAD(P)-dependent oxidoreductase yields the protein MSNRVALITGGSRGIGAAIAEALAAAGHDIAISYSSNPAPAEAVVARIKALGRKALAIKTNGASVEGNREVVAETVMSFGRIDTLVCNAGTFFSGPIDTMSVSQIEHILNLNVRAAMIETMEAAKHLKAGGRIIYIGSAFGARAPFPGISLYAATKAALRGFAKGVARDLGPRDITANVVEPGPINTELNPDEGETADIIRSFVANGTYGTVQDIAAMVTFLASPQASYINGAALPVDGGLEA
- the mazG gene encoding nucleoside triphosphate pyrophosphohydrolase, translating into MTGLAAGVATAAPDNTREAAQQQLRRLLALMARLRDPQGGCPWDQEQTFETIAPYAIEEAYEVLDAIQRQDWRAFADELGDLLLQVVYQAQLAEEQGLFGFDTIARMVTEKMIRRHPHVVFGPDVLEGQDSGQGAQALADGQAVEGQWERLKEQERRQVAALAGAQASVPGALAGVPPALPALLRASKLARRAARVGFDWPDVSGVLDKVREEVDEFAVELAAGDKARMQDELGDILFSVASLARRLDMDPEACLRQACDKFTRRFEGVEALLAKQGLSMADQDVALLDSLWRQVKQTG
- the acuI gene encoding acrylyl-CoA reductase (NADPH), encoding MFDAMYVEKTATGGQQVSLRQLADEALPPGEVTLRVRWSTLNYKDALALTGRGPVVRAWPMVPGVDCVGVVEASDSPLFQPGQEVILNGCGAGELHWGGLAQRARVPADWLVPLPEGLSAYHAMALGTAGFTAMLCVQALEREGLRPSSGPVLVTGATGGVGSIAVMLLARLGYEVVAVTGRLEEQAYLTALGAHEVLSRAHFEAPPRPLEKARWAGAVDVAGGAVLAAVCASMKPQGVVTACGLAGGMDFPTTVAPFILRGVTLVGIDSVMCPRAQRVVAWARLAELIDTEKLQAVSRTVPLSAAAETAADLLDGRTKGRIVVDIP
- a CDS encoding Gfo/Idh/MocA family protein, producing MSVGAQDHKGVRPGVPQVGWGIIGTGTIAEHFAQDMAHVPGAFLAAVASRSPDRAAAFVAWHGGHVCRDVAALVQDPAVQAIYVASPNATHYAMAEAALAGGKGVLVEKPLVNTVDDAKRLSALAVQQGTFCMEGLWSRFLPVMDLVKSTIQSGSIGSIKRIRADLAFVHPYDPESRFYDPAQGGGSLLDLGVYLVSLSLSFLGYPDRVRGRWWAAPSGVDKAAEMVLGFGAVEAHLTCGFDRDGTNLFMIEGSKGTLVVQPHCISSRQLLVLGSLPAWGVSLLPLGSGPLRFFSKVAKRLWLPGVRRYDCGFDGYGLQFEIAAASQAVAEGKGACPAMSLADSIETLRILEQVRAQPPVVAGGKDS
- a CDS encoding Gfo/Idh/MocA family protein, with amino-acid sequence MTNIAFVGTGYVADYYMTTLQNYPELTLKGVWDRDPKRLRQFCAFYAVEPYNGLEDLLHDSTIDIVVNLTTPESHFTVNRAALNAGKHVYCEKPLALSVEEAETLAFLAERKSLLLCSAPANGLSDAFALTRALMEKGEIGRPNLVYAEMDDGPVFRGNWQQWRSRSGAPWPGLHEFEVGCTLEHAGYSLSWLYGLFGPIVHVAASSALTFRDKGVGSHPLGPDFSVGCLTFRSGVIARLTSGLAAPRDRSMTILGDRGAITIRDLWDNRSAITLLRNYRRTLLDILTDGLENKLGRKLPVRFERGRSVRYPKQEQIAQVPPYPSKIDFARGIQAQAEGIRSGQAPVFSGRVSLHLTEVILALSNGLHDHTVKNLP